Sequence from the Methanobrevibacter arboriphilus genome:
ATATCATATTAAATTCTTATATTAAAAATATTTATTTTTTATAGTTATTCTCCAATAACAGTTAATTCAACTTTCCTTGTTCTTGGACCATCAAATTCTACAAAAAAAACTGATTGCCATGTACCAACAGATAAATCGTTATTTGAAAAAGGAATAGTTTCACTTGAACCTAAAAATAAAGATTTAATATGAGAATCTGCATTATTATCAATAATATCATGATTATAACTATTATTGTTAGGAATAATTTTATTTAAAATAGACTCGAAATCATATAATAAACCTTCTTCATTTTCATTGATTACTATTGAAGAAGTTGAATGTTTTGAAAATA
This genomic interval carries:
- a CDS encoding secondary thiamine-phosphate synthase enzyme YjbQ, whose amino-acid sequence is MTIFIYEISLDTSKRTEIIDITLDIQEILTKSKLNFGIINIFSKHSTSSIVINENEEGLLYDFESILNKIIPNNNSYNHDIIDNNADSHIKSLFLGSSETIPFSNNDLSVGTWQSVFFVEFDGPRTRKVELTVIGE